CATTTACATGAAGTTTTACGTAGCCCCAGATTTGCTACCAGCATTGGTTTGTTAATGGAAGGTCAGGCGCAGTTGTTGCGTGGCCGTCGAGTTTCTCAATCAGGCGCATTACAAGGTGTTATCTCGCGCATGAAGGAATGGTTTGCAGGAAATTTTTAAGTTTTTTTCGTCGTCGTCAATGTAGTACGTTTTTTACCTAGGAGGGTATATGGAATTTGAAATGTTAGATCAAGAAACAGCTGGCAAAACCATTATTAAAGTGGTTGGAGTTGGTGGGGCTGGTGGTAATGCGGTCCAACACATGATCCGTCGCGGTGTCAATGGCGTAGAGTTCATTTGCATGAACACCGATGCTGGCGCATTACAGCGCTCTGAGGCATCTGTGAATTTGCAACTGGGCTCTAGTGGATTAGGTGCTGGCGCGAAACCAGAAATCGGTGCAGCTTCCGCCGAAGAGGCTCGTGCTCGTATTGCCGATACATTGCAAGGTGCTCATATGGTATTCATCACTGCTGGTATGGGTGGTGGTACAGGCACTGGCGCTGCTCCAATCGTCGCTCAAGTCGCAAAAGAAATGGGTATTTTGACCGTTGGCGTTATTAGCAAGCCATTTGATTTTGAGGGCGTCAAGCGCTTAAAGGTTGCAGAGAATGGTGCTGCTGAACTCGAGTCTTATGTAGATTCATTGATTGTTGTTCTCAATGAAAAGCTCTTTGAAGTTATGGGTGAGGATGCCGAGTTTGACAAGGCATTTGCTTGTGCTGATGACGTATTGCATAACGCTGTTTCAGGTATTGCAGAAATCATCAATGTTCAAGGCTTGATTAACGTTGACTTTGAAGACGTGAAGACCGTGATGGGTGAGCAAGGTAAAGCGATGATGGGAACTGCAACAGTTTCTGGTATGGATCGAGCACGCTTGGCTGCTGAAGCTGCGGTAGCTTCACCATTACTTGAAGGTGTAGATTTATCTGGTGCACGTGGTGTATTAGTAAACATTACTGCTAGCCGTTCATTGAAGTTGTCTGAAACACGTGAAGTAATGGCTGCGATTCGTGGCTATGCCGCTGATGATGCAACTGTGATCTTCGGTACCGTGTATGACGAGAGCTTAGGTGATGCATTGCGTGTAACTGTGGTCGCTACAGGCTTGAATAATCCACAAGCTCGCAAAGCAAATCAACCAGAAGTAGTTTGGAGACAAGCTACTGGTACACATGATGCAATGCCAACCATGGCAGATCTCAATACCTTTGCTCCTGCTAGCGCATCTGCGGCAATCAGCAAAGTCAGTTTAGATTCTGCTTTGAGTACTAGTGCAGGGATGGCCTTGACTGGCTCTGGTAGTGCACCTGCGGCAGTAGCGCAACCAGCGAGCAGTGGTGTCGATTACAGTCAGTATGATTTGCCACGGGTGTTTCGTAGCTCTCGTGAGGCAACTCCTGCACCGACTTTAGGTGCGGATAGCTCACCTCAGGCAAAGACCTTGCTTGATAAAGGGGCTGATTACTATGAAATCCCTGCTTTTTTACGTAAACAAGCAGATTAATTAACTGCTTAATACAATAGGTAATTGCAAAATGCCAGCGCGGCGCCCCTCCGGACGACGAATCCCGCGCTTGCGTTGGCATACTTACTAACGATTACTTATTGGAGACACCATGATTGCTGTTGGACAAAAACTACCAAATGCGACTCTTTATGAATTTATGAATGAAGAGACTGAAGGCTGTGCATTAGGCCCTAACGCCTTTGAAGTTGAAAAGCTTGTGGCTGGCAAAAAGATTGTGATCTTTGCATTGCCTGGTGCTTTTACGCCAACTTGCTCTGCAAAGCATGTTCCTGGATATGTAGAACACTACGATGCAATTAAAGCTAAGGGCGTAGATGAAATTTGGTGCATCTCTGTGAATGATCCCTTTGTGATGGGTGCATGGGGACGTGATCAAAAAGTTGGTAAGAAAATTCGGATGTTGGCTGATGGTAGTGGCGAGTTCACCAAGAAAGTGGGCTTGGAATTGGATTTGACTGCCCGCGGCTTTGGCGTTCGTTCAGATCGTTATGCCATGATTGTTGAAGATGGTGTCGTAAAAAGTTTAGATCGTGAAGCTCCAGGGAAATTTGAAGTGAGCGATGCTGCTTCTATTCTGAAAAAACTGTAATTCGTACTGATTA
Above is a genomic segment from Polynucleobacter wuianus containing:
- the ftsZ gene encoding cell division protein FtsZ, translated to MEFEMLDQETAGKTIIKVVGVGGAGGNAVQHMIRRGVNGVEFICMNTDAGALQRSEASVNLQLGSSGLGAGAKPEIGAASAEEARARIADTLQGAHMVFITAGMGGGTGTGAAPIVAQVAKEMGILTVGVISKPFDFEGVKRLKVAENGAAELESYVDSLIVVLNEKLFEVMGEDAEFDKAFACADDVLHNAVSGIAEIINVQGLINVDFEDVKTVMGEQGKAMMGTATVSGMDRARLAAEAAVASPLLEGVDLSGARGVLVNITASRSLKLSETREVMAAIRGYAADDATVIFGTVYDESLGDALRVTVVATGLNNPQARKANQPEVVWRQATGTHDAMPTMADLNTFAPASASAAISKVSLDSALSTSAGMALTGSGSAPAAVAQPASSGVDYSQYDLPRVFRSSREATPAPTLGADSSPQAKTLLDKGADYYEIPAFLRKQAD
- a CDS encoding peroxiredoxin; the protein is MIAVGQKLPNATLYEFMNEETEGCALGPNAFEVEKLVAGKKIVIFALPGAFTPTCSAKHVPGYVEHYDAIKAKGVDEIWCISVNDPFVMGAWGRDQKVGKKIRMLADGSGEFTKKVGLELDLTARGFGVRSDRYAMIVEDGVVKSLDREAPGKFEVSDAASILKKL